The Sulfitobacter sp. SK011 genome has a window encoding:
- a CDS encoding fasciclin domain-containing protein — protein sequence MLRSTTLALTVATLMGTTALADGHAKDIVDTAGAAGSFTTLLAAAEAAGLVDTLKSEGPFTVFAPTDEAFAALPEGTVETLLLPENKDQLAAILTYHVIAGKVMSTDLVDDTEAMTVQGTTVMIDLDNGVMVDGATVTTADIEATNGVIHVIDKVILPE from the coding sequence ATGCTACGTTCAACAACACTCGCACTTACCGTTGCCACACTGATGGGAACAACCGCTTTGGCTGATGGCCACGCCAAAGACATCGTAGATACTGCCGGCGCGGCAGGATCGTTCACAACCCTGCTCGCCGCTGCTGAGGCTGCCGGCCTGGTCGATACACTCAAAAGCGAAGGTCCATTTACCGTTTTCGCCCCTACAGACGAGGCTTTTGCTGCCCTTCCCGAAGGCACCGTCGAAACGCTGCTTCTGCCAGAGAATAAAGACCAGTTGGCAGCCATCCTGACCTATCACGTGATCGCTGGGAAAGTCATGTCCACAGACCTCGTCGACGACACCGAGGCGATGACCGTACAGGGCACGACAGTCATGATCGATCTGGACAATGGCGTCATGGTTGACGGCGCAACAGTGACCACCGCCGATATCGAAGCCACAAACGGCGTGATCCATGTGATCGACAAGGTGATTTTGCCCGAATAA
- a CDS encoding DUF302 domain-containing protein, with product MNRLIYAAALAFALPAFADDLITYTTDQSFDDVVFGVENAIIDQGLIAENVSHVGEMLERTRDDVGSDVVLFEAAEVFSFCSATVSRKVMEADVMNIRFCPYNIFVMQLPDSDMVTIGYRSFPDGAMQDVQALLDAIARSAIGQE from the coding sequence ATGAACCGCCTCATTTATGCTGCTGCACTTGCCTTTGCCCTGCCTGCATTCGCGGACGATCTGATCACCTACACCACAGACCAAAGTTTTGATGATGTTGTATTTGGCGTTGAAAACGCCATCATCGACCAGGGTCTAATCGCCGAGAACGTCAGCCATGTCGGCGAGATGCTGGAACGCACACGAGATGATGTCGGATCAGACGTTGTCTTGTTTGAGGCAGCCGAGGTCTTCAGCTTTTGCTCTGCGACAGTGTCGCGCAAGGTGATGGAGGCTGACGTGATGAACATCCGGTTTTGTCCCTACAACATCTTCGTGATGCAACTCCCGGACAGCGATATGGTCACCATCGGATATCGCAGCTTTCCTGACGGGGCGATGCAAGATGTGCAGGCCTTGCTGGACGCCATAGCCAGATCCGCGATCGGACAAGAATAG
- the msrP gene encoding protein-methionine-sulfoxide reductase catalytic subunit MsrP encodes MANRWINTLKDSDVTPEQAFLNRRQLMAGGAAAAGLASIGGSIQAQEALEPNAYEDITQYNNYYEFGTGKTDPAANAGSLVTAPWTVEINGLVDKPGAYAFEDIMKAMTIEERIYRFRCVEAWSMVIPWNGFELADLLNLAGVQSGAKYVAFETALRPDEMPGVRYPVLDWPYVEGLRLDEAMHPLTIMATGIYGKDIPNQNGAPLRLVVPWKYGFKSIKSIVRITLTDKEPPTSWNKANAREYGFYSNVNPEVSHPRWSQASERPVGGGLFSKRVPTLMFNGYEAEVAGLYEGMDLKANF; translated from the coding sequence ATGGCCAATCGTTGGATCAACACGTTAAAAGACAGTGACGTTACGCCAGAGCAGGCTTTTCTCAATCGCCGTCAACTGATGGCGGGTGGTGCTGCCGCGGCGGGGTTGGCCAGCATTGGTGGATCGATACAGGCACAAGAGGCACTTGAGCCGAATGCCTATGAAGACATCACGCAGTACAACAACTATTATGAATTTGGCACCGGAAAAACAGATCCCGCCGCCAATGCCGGATCCCTTGTGACCGCGCCCTGGACGGTTGAGATTAACGGTCTGGTCGACAAACCGGGGGCCTATGCGTTTGAGGACATCATGAAAGCGATGACCATCGAGGAACGCATTTACCGTTTCCGCTGTGTCGAGGCATGGTCGATGGTGATCCCGTGGAATGGTTTTGAACTGGCCGATCTGCTGAATTTGGCCGGTGTTCAGTCGGGCGCGAAATATGTGGCGTTCGAAACTGCACTGCGGCCCGACGAGATGCCCGGCGTTCGGTATCCGGTGCTGGACTGGCCCTACGTCGAAGGCCTGCGCCTTGATGAGGCGATGCATCCGTTGACGATCATGGCGACCGGCATTTACGGCAAGGACATTCCAAACCAGAATGGTGCGCCGCTGCGTTTGGTGGTGCCTTGGAAATACGGGTTCAAGTCGATCAAGTCGATTGTCAGGATCACGCTGACGGACAAAGAGCCGCCGACAAGCTGGAACAAAGCGAATGCGCGTGAATATGGGTTCTATAGTAATGTGAACCCAGAAGTCAGTCACCCACGTTGGTCTCAGGCCAGCGAACGGCCCGTCGGGGGCGGTCTTTTTTCAAAGCGCGTGCCGACGCTGATGTTCAATGGGTATGAAGCTGAGGTGGCGGGCCTTTATGAAGGTATGGACCTCAAGGCGAACTTCTGA
- a CDS encoding GDCCVxC domain-containing (seleno)protein, whose translation MAELTSTLTCPICDHVEPEQMPTDACQWFYECKGCGEVLKPLPGDCCVFCSYGTIACPPIQDGGQCCA comes from the coding sequence ATGGCTGAACTGACTTCAACACTGACCTGCCCGATCTGTGACCATGTCGAACCCGAGCAGATGCCGACCGATGCCTGCCAGTGGTTTTATGAATGCAAAGGCTGCGGTGAGGTGCTGAAGCCGTTGCCGGGTGATTGTTGTGTGTTTTGCTCTTATGGCACTATTGCCTGTCCGCCGATTCAGGACGGGGGCCAATGCTGCGCGTGA
- the msrQ gene encoding protein-methionine-sulfoxide reductase heme-binding subunit MsrQ, translated as MLRVSVADRINTAARKVPTWLVYLLLALPLPYLFYLGLTGGLGREPIKALEHEYGELALKLLILSLAITPLRRYLGVNLIKFRRAIGVMTFFFVLAHFLVWAVLDVQALDRIWEDILKRPYVTVGMAGFLCLIPLAATSNNWSVRRLGPKWRSLHKLAYLAVILGGVHYIWLVKGIQLEPLLYMAVILGLLALRLPKRRKPQQA; from the coding sequence ATGCTGCGCGTGAGTGTTGCGGATCGCATAAACACGGCTGCGCGCAAAGTACCGACGTGGCTTGTGTACCTGTTGTTGGCGTTGCCGCTTCCATATCTGTTTTACCTCGGTCTGACGGGTGGGCTGGGCCGCGAGCCGATTAAGGCGCTTGAACATGAATACGGTGAACTTGCGCTGAAACTTCTGATCCTGAGTTTGGCCATCACACCGCTGCGCCGCTACCTTGGTGTTAATCTGATCAAGTTTCGCCGCGCCATTGGTGTGATGACCTTCTTTTTTGTTTTGGCGCATTTTCTGGTTTGGGCCGTACTGGATGTTCAGGCGCTGGACCGGATCTGGGAAGACATTCTAAAGCGACCTTATGTTACTGTCGGGATGGCGGGGTTCTTGTGCCTGATCCCCTTGGCCGCGACGTCCAACAACTGGTCCGTCCGCAGACTGGGGCCAAAGTGGCGCAGCCTGCACAAGCTGGCCTATCTGGCCGTTATACTGGGGGGCGTTCATTATATCTGGTTGGTGAAGGGCATTCAGCTTGAGCCACTTCTATATATGGCCGTCATTTTGGGTCTGCTGGCTTTGCGACTGCCGAAGCGGCGAAAGCCCCAGCAAGCCTAA